One window from the genome of Salvia splendens isolate huo1 chromosome 9, SspV2, whole genome shotgun sequence encodes:
- the LOC121747495 gene encoding uncharacterized protein LOC121747495, with translation MAPPTADNIFGLSIHHGGHFIPNGKFQKYIGGGRTKASGLDPDRFGYFDLIEELNKIGIETWSRLTFVNPVTATHVDIKSDKEVMEMLSSTLSVSFNRMCSIYVVDRSMCMGGEAERVVVKSTETHGIETFSKIVSEDGSKSFSDSVDENMSGSAGKNVSHGVSTSTDQNVGEKNVLGDGGYDSESDGSYIPSSDEETDDEMEGEIGRRNSLV, from the exons ATGGCGCCGCCGACTGC GGACAATATATTTGGCCTCTCTATTCATCATGGGGGTCATTTCATTCCTAATGGTAAATTTCAGAAATATATTGGTGGTGGAAGGACAAAGGCAAGTGGTTTAGACCCAGACAGATTTGGGTATTTCGATTTAATCGAGGAATTGAATAAAATAGGGATTGAGACATGGAGTAGACTTACTTTTGTGAATCCTGTAACAGCTACCCACGTGGATATTaaaagtgataaggaggtgatGGAGATGTTGTCTAGTACTCTAAGTGTGAGTTTTAACAGAATGTGTAGTATTTATGTTGTTGATAGGAGTATGTGCATGGGTGGTGAAGCTGAGAGGGTGGTGGTTAAGTCTACAGAGACGCATGGGATTGAAACATTTAGTAAGATTGTAAGTGAAGATGGGAGTAAGAGTTTCAGTGATTCTGTGGATGAGAATATGAGTGGTTCTGCGGGTAAGAATGTGAGCCATGGTGTGAGTACAAGTACTGATCAGAATGTGGGTGAGAAGAATGTGTTGGGAGATGGAGGGTATGACAGTGAAAGTGATGGGAGTTATATACCATCAAGTGATGAGGAGACCGATGATGAAATGGAAGGAGAAATCGGGAGGAGAAATTCATTGGTTTGA
- the LOC121746490 gene encoding ADP-ribosylation factor 1, with the protein MGIVFTRLFSSLFGNKEARILVLGLDNAGKTTILYRLQMGEVVSTIPTIGFNVETVQYNNIKFQVWDLGGQTSIRPYWRCYFPNTQAIIYVVDSSDTDRLVIAKEEFHAILEEEELKGAVVLLFANKQDLPGALDDAAITEALELHKIKNRQWSIFKTSAIKGEGLFEGLDWLSNTLKSGGG; encoded by the exons ATGGGAATAGTATTTACGCGGCTGTTTTCGTCGCTGTTTGGGAATAAGGAAGCTCGGATCCTGGTTCTCGGCCTTGACAATGCCGGGAAAACCACGATTCTTT ATCGACTCCAGATGGGTGAAGTAGTATCTACAATTCCCA CAATTGGGTTCAATGTGGAAACAGTGCAGTATAACAACATAAAGTTTCAAGTTTGGGATCTAG GTGGCCAGACAAGTATCAG GCCATACTGGAGATGCTACTTCCCCAACACTCAAGCTATAATATATGTTGTTGATTCAAGTGATACAGATAGGCTGGTGATTGCCAAAGAAGAATTCCATGCAATACTAGAG GAGGAGGAGCTTAAAGGTGCTGTCGTCCTCTTATTTGCAAATAAACAG GATCTTCCCGGGGCACTTGATGATGCTGCAATTACTGAAGCCTTGGAACTGCACAAGATTAAGAACCGGCAATGGTCTATTTTCAAAACCTCAGCTATAAAAGGAGAAGGCCTTTTTGAGGGCTTGGACTG GTTGAGTAATACACTTAAATCTGGAGGTGGCTAA